The Cetobacterium sp. NK01 genome segment TTTTAGAGTACACAAACAAACATGGTAATATCAATAATTGATTCTACCACAAATAAACCTTGAGTTATTCAAGATTTTTTCATATACTTTTTAAAATAATCCTTATTCAGTTAGTTTAGTTAAAAACTACCTCTTTGCGCATATTTATAACCCCTTTACATTTATATTTTTCATGTTTATATTTTAGTATAATTACATTATATATAAATTTTTAATTTTATTCAATGCTTTTACTTTTACATTTATCAAAATTTAATCGAAACTTTATTAGGGGTAGAGTCCTATTTTCGCGGAAATCTTACGTTAAGGAATAATTTATATACTATGTTTTAATGAGGTATGCCCTATTGGAACATTAACTAAAATAAGTAAAATCAATACTTCGAGGTGTCCCAATAGACTTATATCACAATTATTTTAAAATTAAATAAGTCTATGCGTTTTGGTGGTTTATTAATAAAACACTCAAATTGCTACAACCATTGAAATTACTAGCTTAATTTTGTTTAACGTACGGATTGCACATTTTCCTGACGCTACCCCTATTAAAGAAGTTAAAAGTTATATATATGTAGCTTTAAAGGAGGATTTATTATGATTAAAAGACAGTACACTATAAAATAACAATTAGCACTTGAAATATTATCAGCAGTATTTTTTTTATTAATCTCAATATTTGATGTTTTCTTTAAATTAAAGTATATGGATCTCGCGTATGGGATTTGCATAGCTGTAGTAGTAGTTATTTTTATCTTTAACTCGGGGTCCCATCAGGAAAACGCGGAATAACAACGCTAAGGATTTTCCTGACCATTGATGCCCCCTTTATTTTCAATGTATTTCGACCATTTTTCATTCAAAAATTTTCTCAAGTAATCTAATTAGAGTTATTTCCATCTTTCCTTGTATTTATTAGCTTTTTATCTTGCTGCTCCGGAAAACGCGGAATAACAACGTTAAGACCCTCAATTTCATTAAATTTCAAGTTTTTATGAAAATTTAACAACGCTAAGGAATTGTCTAAATTGAATCTAACCCTTTAATTTCAAGGAGTTTTCGATATATCGAAGCTCGAGAAATATTTGTAATTTCACAGATTTGTTTTACTGTCATTTCACCCTCTTGATAAAGTTTTAAAGCGTAATTCATTCCAGCATGATTATTGTGATATTTTTTTACTCTTCCTTTAAATTTACCCTCTCTTTTAGCTATTTCAATACCTTCTCGTTGCCTCATTCTTATTAAATCTCTTTCAAGTTGGTTAACACCCGCCATTATTGTTATTAAAAATTGACTATACGGATTTTCTTCAGATAAATCTAACCAAGTATCTTTTAAAGATTTTAAATATGCTTTTTTTCCTCTAATTAAATCTATTAATAAAAATAGATCATGAGTACTACGAGTAATTCTTGTTAAATCAGTTACATAAATAACATCTCCACATTCAATTTCTTTCAACATATTTTGTAATTCTAATCTATTCATTGTAGCTCCAGAAATTTTTTCTTCAAAAATAATATCCATCCCAATTTCTAGAAGTTGTTGTTTTTGCCTCGCTAAATTTTGATCTTCAGAACTCACACGAATATACCCTATTTTTCTCATTTTTATTCCTCCTCTTTGAGACAAGTCTTATGAGACTCTACAAACCTATATTTTATCACGGTTCTTATTTTGTATCAATAGAGTCTACTCTATTGATATAATATTAAAAATACAATTAAAGGAGTTACAATATGTCATTAAGAGGAAAAGAGTTATTTTCTCAAGAGCAAAGAGAAATGTTCATGAAAATACCTGAAGATGAATTATCTTTAGCAAGATATTACACATTTTCAAAATATGATTTAGAAATTATTCAAAGACATAGAAGAGATGAAAATAAAATAGGATTTGCTTTGCAATTAGCAGTATTGAGATATCCCGGTTGGCCATATAGCTACATTAAGTCTATTCCAAAGATAGTAATAAGTTATATTGCAAAACAAATAGGGACTGGAATAGTACCTGCTAGAAGATACCCACAAAGAGATAATACTCTTTGGCAACATATGAAAGAGATTAAAGAGGAATATGGTTTTATTTCTTTTGGTGAAGTTGAACACAAAAAAGTATTTAACTATATCTACAAATTAAGTTTAGAAAATGAAGATACCTTATATCTTTTTGATGAGTGTTTGAATTTTTTTAGAAAAAATAAAATTATACTTCCTGGTATAACTACTATTGAGAACCTAATATGGGAAGCTAAAAACGAAGCAGAAAAAATACTTTTTGATACTTTAAATAATTCTCTTTCAGAAGAGCAAAAAGAAAAGTTAAATTCTACTCTATTAGTTCAGCCTAATATAGAGGAGCGAAGCAGAACAACCCTTGGTTGGTTAAAAACTCCAACTGGCTTTCCTTCTCCAGAAACTTTTTTAAAGTTGGCTGATAAAATCGAGTATATAAAAGATTTACATCTT includes the following:
- a CDS encoding recombinase family protein, producing the protein MRKIGYIRVSSEDQNLARQKQQLLEIGMDIIFEEKISGATMNRLELQNMLKEIECGDVIYVTDLTRITRSTHDLFLLIDLIRGKKAYLKSLKDTWLDLSEENPYSQFLITIMAGVNQLERDLIRMRQREGIEIAKREGKFKGRVKKYHNNHAGMNYALKLYQEGEMTVKQICEITNISRASIYRKLLEIKGLDSI